In the genome of Osmerus mordax isolate fOsmMor3 chromosome 15, fOsmMor3.pri, whole genome shotgun sequence, one region contains:
- the ezh2 gene encoding histone-lysine N-methyltransferase EZH2 — protein MVLTGKKGPVCWKKRVKSEYMRLRQLKRFRRADEVKSMFNSNRQKILERTDILNQEWRTRRIQPVHIMTSVSSLRGARECMVDSSFSEFPKQVIPLKTLNAVASVPVMYSWSPLQQNFMVEDETVLHNIPYMGDEVLDQDGTFIEELIKNYDGKVHGDRECGFINDEIFVELVSALTQYSDNEEDEEEEEEQDYKLEKMEACQTKEHPEDPPKETPNEALADPPKDPLTDPLNSTESRSSEDSKKFPSDKIFEAISSMFPDKGSTEELKEKYKELTEQQQPGALPPECTPNIDGPHARSVQREQSLHSFHTLFCRRCFKYDCFLHPFHATPNTYKRKNMENQVDSKPCGLHCYMYLVQEGMVQEYPEGGAADRGKTPSKRTTVRRRGRQPNSRPSTPTVASETKDMDSDNDKDDDLDNDKDDDLDNDKEDDLDNDKDDDHDNEKDDDLDNDKDDDLDNDKKDETTSSSEGTWRCQTPVQLLCEAEAVDWSGAEASLFRVLIGTYYSNYCAIARLIGTKTCRQVYEFRVKESSIIARAPAEDEDTPPRKKRKRHRLWATHCRKIQLKKDGSSNHVYNYQPCDHPRQPCDSSCPCVTAQNFCEKFCQCSSECQNRFPGCRCKAQCNTKQCPCYLAVRECDPDLCLTCGAAEHWGSKNLSCKNCSIQRGAKKHLLLAPSDVAGWGIFIKEPVHKNEFISEYCGEIISQDEADRRGKVYDKYMCSFLFNLNNDFVVDATRKGNKIRFANHSVNPNCYAKVMMVNGDHRIGIFAKRAIQTGEELFFDYRYSQADALKYVGIEREMELA, from the exons ATGGTGCTAACAGGGAAGAAGGGGCCAGTGTGCTGGAAGAAGAGGGTGAAGTCTGAGTACATGAGGCTACGACAGCTCAAACGCTTCAGACGAGCTGACGAGGtcaag AGCATGTTCAACTCCAACCGTCAGAAGATTCTGGAACGGACAGACATTCTGAACCAGGAGTGGAGGACTCGACGCATCCAGCCTGTTCACATCATGACCTCAGTAAGCTCTCTGCGGGGGGCCAGAGAG TGTATGGTGGACAGCAGCTTCTCAGAGTTCCCCAAGCAGGTGATCCCTCTGAAGACCCTCAACGCTGTGGCGTCCGTCCCCGTCATGTACTCCTGGTCCCCCCTGCAGCAGAActtcatg gtaGAGGATGAGACGGTGCTCCACAACATCCCCTACATGGGGGATGAGGTTCTGGACCAGGACGGAACCTTCATAGAGGAACTCATCAAGAACTACGACGGCAAGGTCCACGGGGAcaggg agTGCGGCTTCATCAACGACGAGATCTTTGTGGAGCTGGTGAGCGCCCTCACCCAGTACAGCGAcaacgaggaggacgaggaggaggaggaagagcaggactATAAACTGGAGAAGATGGAGGCGTGCCAGACCAAGGAGCACCCAGAGGACCCCCCCAAAGAAACCCCCAACGAGGCCCTCGCAGACCCCCCCAAAGACCCCCTCACAGACCCCCTCAACAGCACAGAGA gcAGAAGCAGTGAGGACTCAAAGAAGTTTCCCTCTGATAAGATCTTTGAAGCCATCTCATCCATGTTCCCTGACAAGGGCTCCACAGAGGAGCTCAAAgagaa gtacaaAGAGCTGACGGAGCAGCAGCAGCCGGGCGCTCTGCCTCCAGAGTGCACCCCCAACATCGACGGGCCTCACGCCCGCTCTGTCCAGAGGGAGCAGAGCCTGCACTCCTTCCACACGCTGTTCTGCAGGCGCTGCTTCAAATACGACTGCTTCCTGCACC cGTTCCACGCCACCCCCAACACCTACAAGCGTAAGAACATGGAGAACCAGGTGGACAGCAAGCCCTGCGGCCTGCACTGCTACATGTACCTGGTCCAG GAGGGCATGGTCCAGGAGTACCCAGAGGGAGGGGCGGCTGACCGGGGGAAGACTCCCTCCAAACGCACCACCGTCCGTCGCCGGGGACGACAGCCCAACAGCCGGCCCAGCACCCCCACCGTTGCCTCGGAGACCAAAGACATGGATAGTGACAACGATAAGGATGACGACCTTGACAATGATAAGGATGACGACCTTGACAACGATAAGGAGGACGACCTTGACAATGATAAAGATGACGATCATGACAACGAGAAGGATGACGACCTTGACAACGATAAGGATGACGACCTTGACAACGATAAGAAGGATGAGACCACCAGCAGctcag aggggACGTGGCGCTGCCAGACCCCGGTGCAGCTGCTGTGTGAGGCCGAGGCTGTGGACTGGAGTGGGGCCGAGGCCTCCCTCTTCAGAGTGCTCATAGGAACCTACTACAGCAACTACTGCGCCATCGCACGCCTCATAGGCACCAAGACctgcagacag gtgtatgAGTTCAGGGTGAAGGAGTCCAGCATCATCGCTCGTGCCCCGGCAGAGGATGAGGACACGCCCCCTcgcaagaagaggaagagacacaG gTTGTGGGCCACGCACTGCAGGAAGATCCAGCTAAAAAAAG ATGGCTCCTCCAATCACGTGTACAACTACCAGCCATGTGACCACCCCAGGCAGCCATGTGACTCCTCCTGCCCATGTGTCACCGCCCAGAACTTCTGCGAGAAATTCTGCCAGTGCAGCTCTGAat gCCAGAACCGGTTCCCTGGGTGCAGGTGTAAGGCTCAGTGTAACACCAAGCAGTGCCCGTGTTACCTGGCggtgagagagtgtgacccCGACCTGTGTCTCACCTGCGGGGCGGCCGAGCACTGGGGCAGCAAGAACCTCTCCTGCAAGAACTGCTCCATCCAGAGAGGAGCCAAGAag cacCTGCTGCTAGCTCCATCTGACGTGGCAGGCTGGGGCATCTTCATCAAGGAGCCCGTCCACAAGAACGAGTTCATCTCTGAGTACTGTGGAgag atcatcTCCCAGGATGAGGCTGACCGCAGAGGGAAGGTCTACGACAAATACATGTGCAGCTTCCTGTTCAACCTCAACaacg ACTTCGTGGTGGACGCCACCAGGAAGGGAAACAAGATTCGCTTCGCCAACCATTCCGTCAACCCCAACTGCTATGCAAAAG tgaTGATGGTGAATGGGGACCACAGGATTGGGATCTTTGCTAAGAGGgccatccagactggagaggagcTGTTCTTTGACTACAG GTACAGCCAGGCCGACGCCCTGAAGTACGtggggattgagagagagatggagctggCCTGA
- the pdia4 gene encoding protein disulfide-isomerase A4, producing the protein MRKIALLLMVLLGIAHFATVVRCDDDDAGLDSDSDADDTESDEEDEETDEDGGTEVKEENGVLVLTDSNFDTFIEGKDTVLVEFYAPWCGHCKQFAPEYEKIARSLKDSDPPVAVAKVDATKSSALGQRFEVSGYPTFKILKKGEAVEYDAERTEEAIVARVKEVSQPDWQPPPEATLVLTNDNFDVVVNNADIILVEFYAPWCGHCKQLAPEYEKAARELSLRSPPIPLGKVDATVQSDLATRFGVTGYPTLKIFRKGKAFDYNGPREKFGIVNYMSEQAGPPSKQVQTAKQVQELIKDGDDVVIVGVFSSEDDEAYEIYMEACNSLREDFKFLHSFSSEVAKLVKGSSGQVVSVQPEKFRSKYEPASLTLTIQGSTSVPDIQDFFRKSSLPLVGHRKQSNDAKRYSKRPLVVVYYGVDFSFDYRKATQFWRAKVLEVASDFPEYTFAIADEEDYADELKGLGLGDSGEEVNVGILGDGGKKFSMEPEEFDADVLRDFVMAFKKGKLKPIIKSQPIPKNNKGPVKVVVGNNFDEIVMDAKKDVLIEFYAPWCGHCKKLEPDYLALGRKYKGEKDIVIAKMDATANDIPNDRYKTEGFPTIYLAPSNNKQNPIKFEGGDRTIEGFSKFLEEHATRLSQKRDEL; encoded by the exons ATGAGAAAAATAGCGTTGCTCTTGATGGTGTTGCTTGGGATTGCCCATTTTGCGACAGTTGTCCGTTGTGATGATG ATGACGCAGGACTGGACAGCGATAGTGATGCCGATGACACGGAGAGCgatgaggaagacgaggagacTGATGAAGATGGAGGAACAGAAGTGAAAGAAGAAAACGGAGTGTTGGTTTTGACTGACAGCAACTTCGACACCTTCATAGAGGGAAAGGACACCGTGCTCGTTGAGTTTTACGCACCCTG GTGTGGTCACTGCAAGCAATTTGCACCAGAGTACGAGAAGATAGCCCGGTCTCTGAAAGACAGTGACCCTCCTGTCGCTGTGGCCAAGGTGGACGCTACCAAGTCCAGCGCTCTGGGACAGAGGTTTGAGGTGTCTGGTTACCCCACCTTCAAAATCCTGAAGAAGGGAGAGGCGGTTGAATATGACGCTGAACGGACAGAGGAAG CCATTGTGGCTCGGGTGAAGGAGGTGTCCCAGCCTGACTGGCAGCCCCCCCCAGAGGCCACGCTGGTTCTGACAaacgacaactttgacgtggTGGTCAACAACGCTGACATCATCCTGGTGGAGTTCTACGCCCCCTG GTGTGGCCACTGTAAGCAGCTGGCTCCGGAGTACGAGAAGGCAGCCAGGGAGCTGAGCCTGCgttcccctcccatccccctggGCAAGGTGGACGCCACCGTCCAGAGCGACCTGGCCACCCGCTTCGGGGTGACCGGGTATCCCACCTTGAAGATCTTCCGGAAGGGCAAGGCTTTCGATTACAATGGACCCAGAGAGAAGTTTG GCATTGTGAACTACATGAGTGAGCAGGCGGGGCCTCCGTCCAAGCAGGTGCAGACAGCCAAGCAGGTGCAGGAGCTCATCAAGGACGGCGATGACGTGGTCATCGTGGGCGTGTTCTCCTCCGAAGACGACGAGGCCTACGAGATCTACATGGAAGCCT GTAACTCTCTCAGGGAGGACTTCAAGTTCCTGCACAGCTTCAGCTCTGAGGTGGCCAAGCTGGTGAAGGGTTCCTCAGGGCAGGTCGTCTCTGTGCAGCCTGAGAAGTTCCGCTCCAAATACGAGCCAGCGTCACTGACTCTCACTATTCAG ggctccacgtcGGTCCCAGACATTCAGGACTTCTTCAGGAAGTCGTCTCTTCCTTTGGtgggacacaggaagcagagcaACGACGCCAAGCGCTACTCCAAGAGGCCTCTGGTGGTGGTCTACTACGGAGTGGACTTCAGCTTCGACTACAGGAAGG CCACCCAGTTCTGGAGGGCCAAGGTGCTGGAGGTGGCCTCGGACTTCCCAGAGTACACCTTTGCCATCGCGGACGAGGAGGACTATGCTGACGAGCTGAAGGGCCTGGGACTCGGAGACAGCGGGGAGGAAGTCAACGTGGGGATTCTGGGAGATGGAGGCAAGAAGTTCTCCATGGAGCCTGAGGAGTTTGACGCTGACGTTCTCAGGGACTTTGTGATGGCCTTCAAGAAAG GAAAACTGAAGCCCATCATCAAATCTCAACCCATCCCCAAGAACAACAAAGGACCAGTGAAGGTCGTTGTGGGGAACAATTTCGACGAGATCGTCATGGATGCGAAGAAGGACGTCCTGATCGAGTTCTATGCGCCGTGGTGCGGCCACTGCAAGAAGCTGGAGCCAGACTACCTTGCCCTGGGCAGGAAGTacaagggagagaaggacatcGTCATAGCCAAGATGGACGCCACCGCTAACGACATCCCCAACGACAGATACAAAACAGAAGGCTTTCCCACCATTTACCTGGCGCCTAGCAACAACAAGCAAAACCCCATCAAATTCGAAGGAGGCGACAGAACGATAGAAGGATTTAGTAAGTTTTTGGAAGAGCATGCCACACGGCTATCGCAGAAAAGAGATGAACTTTGA
- the cul1b gene encoding LOW QUALITY PROTEIN: cullin-1b (The sequence of the model RefSeq protein was modified relative to this genomic sequence to represent the inferred CDS: deleted 1 base in 1 codon), protein MRRSEAGRRQESAPGQARRAAARRAGEERRSQGRMSSNRSQSSHGLRQIGLDQIWDDLRAGIQQVYTRQSMAKSRYMELYTHVYNYCTSVHQASRGPSAPPKPSKKSTTPGGAQFVGLELYKRLKDFLKNYLTSLLKEGEDLMDEGVLKFYTQQWEDYRFSSKVLNGICAYLNRHWVRRECDEGRKGIYEIYSLALVTWRESLFRPLNKQVTNAVLKLIEKERNGETINTRLISGVVQSYVELGLNEEDSFARGPTLSVYKEYFECQFLTDTERFYTRESTEFLQQNPVTEYMKKAEARLLEEQRRVQVYLHESTQDELARKCEQVLIEKHLEVFHTEFQNLLDADKNEDLGRMYNLVSRITDGLGELKKLLETHIHNQGLAAIEKCGEAALNDPKVYVQTTLDVHKKYNALVMSAFNNDAGFVAALDKACGRFINNNAVTKMAQSSSKSPELLARYCDSLLKKSSKNPEEAELEDTLNQVMVVFKYIEDKDVFQKFYAKMLAKRLVHQNSASDDAEASMISKLKQACGFEYTSKLQRMFQDIGVSKDLNEQFKKHLTNSEPLDLDFSIQVLSSGSWPFQQSCTFALPSELERSYQRFTAFYASRHSGRKLTWLYHLSKGELVTNCFKNRYTLQASTFQMALLLQFNTEDLYTVQQLTDSTHIKTDILVQVLQILLKSKLLVLEDDTANVDEVEFKPDTLIKLFLGYKNKKLRVNINVPMKTEQKQEQETTHKNIEEDRKLLIQAAIVRIMKMRKVLKHQQLLAEVLNQLSSRFKPRVPVIKKCIDILIEKEYLERVDGEKDTYSYLA, encoded by the exons ATGAGACGGAGTGAGGCTGGTCGGAGACAGGAGAGCGCGCCAGGGCAGGCCAGGAGGGCAGCagccaggagggcagga gaggagaggaggagccagggCAGGATGTCGTCCAACAGGAGCCAGAGCTCTCACGGCCTGCGGCAGATCGGGCTGGACCAGATCTGGGACGACCTGCGGGCAGGGATCCAGCAGGTGTACACGCGCCAGAGCATGGCCAAGTCACGCTACATGGAGCTCTACAC acatgTGTATAACTACTGCACCAGCGTGCACCAGGCCAGCCGGGGGCCCTCGGCCCCCCCCAAGCCCTCCAAGAAGAGCACCACCCCAGGGGGGGCCCAGTTTGTGGGTCTGGAGCTCTACAAGAGGCTCAAGGACTTCCTGAAGAACTACCTGACCAGCCTGCTCAAG gagggagaggacctgATGGATGAAGGTGTTCTGAAGTTCTACACCCAGCAATGGGAGGATTACCGTTTCTCCAGCAAGGTTCTGAACGGCATCTGTGCCTACCTCAATCGCCACTGGGTCCGCCGCGAGTGTGACGAGGGCCGCAAGGGCATCTACGAGATCTACTCG ctgGCTCTGGTGACCTGGAGGGAGAGTTTATTCAGACCTCTCAACAAACAG GTAACGAACGCGGTGCTGAAGCtcatagagaaggagaggaatggagagacgaTCAACACCAGACTGATCAGTGGAGTGGTGCAGTCCTACG tggaGCTGGGTCTGAATGAGGAGGACTCGTTTGCACGTGGCCCCACCCTCTCTGTGTATAAGGAGTACTTTGAGTGCCAGTTCCTCACAGACACAGAACGCTTCTACACCAGAGAAAGCACAGAGTTCCTGCAGCAGAACCCCGTCACTGAGTACATGAAGAAG gcggaGGCCCGTCTCCTGGAGGAACAGAGGCGTGTGCAGGTGTACCTGCATGAGAGCACCCAGGATGAGCTGGCCAGGAAATGTGAGCAGGTCCTCATAGAGAAGCACCTGGAGGTGTTCCACACAGAGTTCCAGAACCTGCTGGACGCAGACAAGAACGAGG ACCTGGGCCGGATGTACAACCTGGTGTCCAGGATCACAGACGGGCTGGGAGAGCTGAAGAAGCTTCTGGAAACTCACATCCACAACCAGGGCCTGGCCGCCATCGAGAAGTGTGGGGAGGCTGCGCTCAAT gaCCCCAAGGTGTATGTTCAGACCACGCTGGACGTCCATAAGAAGTACAACGCCCTCGTCATGTCCGCCTTCAACAACGACGCCGGCTTTGTGGCCGCGCTCGATAAG GCATGTGGTCGCTTCATCAACAACAACGCCGTCACCAAGATGGCCCAGTCCTCCAGCAAGTCACCCGAGCTGCTGGCCAGATACTGTGACTCACTGCTcaagaagag CTCTAAGAACCCTGAAGAGGCAGAACTGGAGGACACACTCAACCAAGTg atggtgGTGTTCAAGTACATCGAGGACAAGGATGTGTTCCAGAAGTTCTACGCCAAGATGCTGGCCAAGCGCCTCGTCCATCAGAACAGTGCCAGCGACGATGCAGAGGCCAGCATGATCTCCAAGCTCaag CAAGCGTGTGGTTTTGAGTACACTTCCAAGCTGCAGCGGATGTTCCAGGACATCGGCGTGAGCAAGGACCTGAACGAGCAGTTCAAGAAGCACCTGACCAACTCTGAACCCCTGGACT tgGACTTCAGTATCCAGGTGTTGAGTTCAGGATCGTGGCCGTTCCAGCAGTCCTGCACGTTCGCCCTGCCGTCTGAG CTGGAAAGGAGCTACCAGAGGTTCACAGCCTTCTACGCCAGCAGACACAGCGGACGCAAGCTCACCTGGCTCTACCACCTGTCTAAAGGAGAGCTGGTCACCAACTGCTTCAAGAACaggtac aCTCTGCAGGCCTCTACCTTCCAGATGGCTCTGTTGCTGCAGTTCAACACTGAGGATCTGTACACAGTCCAGCAGctcacagacagcacacacatcaAGACt GACATTCTGGTTCAGGTCCTACAGATCCTGTTGAAATCCAAACTGCTG gtccTGGAGGATGACACAGCCAATGTAGATGAGGTGGAGTTCAAACCTGACACCCTGATCAAACTCTTCCTGGGATACAAGAA taagaAGCTGCGTGTGAACATCAACGTGCCCATGAAGACAGAGCAGAAGCAGGAGCAGGAAACCACACACAAGAACATCGAGGAGGACCGCAAGCTGCTCAtacag gcAGCCATCGTGAGGATCATGAAGATGCGGAAGGTTCTGAAGCACCAGCAGCTCCTGGCTGAGGTCCTCAACCAGCTCTCCTCTCGCTTCAAACCCAGAGTCCCTGTtatcaag aaATGCATCGACATCCTGATAGAGAAGGAGTATCTGGAACgtgtggatggagagaaggacacCTACAGCTACCTGGCCTGA